The following coding sequences are from one Pongo abelii isolate AG06213 chromosome 3, NHGRI_mPonAbe1-v2.0_pri, whole genome shotgun sequence window:
- the PDHA2 gene encoding pyruvate dehydrogenase E1 component subunit alpha, testis-specific form, mitochondrial, whose product MKNMLAAFISRVLRRVAQKSARRVLVASRNSSNDATFEIKKCDLYLLEEGPPVTTVLTRAEGLKYYRMMLTVRRMELKADQLYKQKFIRGFCHLCDGQEACCVGLEAGINPSDHVITSYRAHGVCYTRGLSVRSILAELTGRRGGCAKGKGGSMHMYTKNFYGGNGIVGAQGPLGAGIALACKYKGNDEICLTLYGDGAANQGQIAEAFNMAALWKLPCVFICENNLYGMGTSTERAAAIPDYYKRGNFIPGLKVDGMDVLCVRDATKFAADYCRSGKGPILMELQTYRYHGHSMSDPGVSYRTREEIQEVRSKRDPIMILQDRMVNSKLATVEELKEIGAEVRKEIDDAAQFATTDPEPHLEELGHHIYSSDSSFEVRGANPWIKFKSVS is encoded by the coding sequence ATGAAGAATATGCTGGCCGCCTTCATCTCCCGCGTGTTGAGGCGAGTTGCCCAGAAATCAGCTCGCAGAGTGCTGGTGGCATCCCGTAACTCCTCAAATGACGCTACATTTGAAATTAAGAAATGTGATCTTTATCTGTTGGAAGAGGGTCCCCCTGTCACTACAGTGCTCACTAGGGCGGAGGGGCTTAAATACTACAGGATGATGCTGACTGTTCGCCGCATGGAATTGAAGGCAGATCAGCTGTACAAACAGAAATTCATACGCGGTTTCTGTCACCTGTGCGATGGCCAGGAAGCTTGCTGCGTGGGCCTTGAGGCCGGAATAAACCCCTCGGATCACGTCATTACATCCTATAGGGCTCATGGTGTGTGCTATACTCGGGGACTTTCTGTCCGATCCATTCTCGCAGAGCTGACGGGAAGAAGAGGAGGTTGTGCTAAAGGAAAAGGAGGATCGATGCATATGTATACCAAGAACTTCTATGGGGGCAATGGCATCGTCGGTGCGCAGGGCCCCCTGGGCGCTGGCATTGCTCTGGCCTGTAAATATAAAGGAAACGATGAGATCTGTTTGACTTTGTATGGGGATGGCGCTGCGAATCAGGGGCAGATAGCCGAAGCTTTCAATATGGCAGCTTTATGGAAATTACCTTGTGTTTTCATCTGTGAGAATAACCTATATGGAATGGGAACATCTACTGAGAGAGCAGCAGCCATCCCTGATTACTACAAGAGGGGCAATTTTATCCCTGGGCTAAAGGTCGATGGAATGGATGTTCTGTGTGTTCGTGATGCAACAAAATTTGCAGCTGACTACTGTAGATCTGGAAAGGGGCCCATACTGATGGAGCTGCAGACCTACCGTTATCATGGACACAGTATGAGTGATCCTGGAGTCAGTTATCGTACAAGAGAAGAAATTCAGGAAGTAAGAAGTAAGAGGGATCCTATAATGATTCTCCAAGATAGAATGGTAAACAGCAAGCTCGCCACTGTGGAAGAATTAAAGGAAATTGGGGCTGAGGTGAGGAAAGAAATTGATGATGCTGCCCAGTTTGCTACCACTGATCCTGAGCCACATTTGGAAGAATTAGGCCATCACATCTACAGCAGTGATTCATCTTTTGAAGTTCGTGGTGCAAATCCGTGGATCAAGTTTAAGTCCGTCAGTTAA